A stretch of Methanobrevibacter sp. YE315 DNA encodes these proteins:
- a CDS encoding ammonium transporter yields MDMFSAGDTAWILVCTLLVLLMSIPAVAFFYGGLSKRKNVLNTMFLSFIAFSIISVIWVCFGYQFAFGSDVSGLIGSPTNFFLQGIGLNDLNGTIPTLLFVMFQCAFAGLTCAIMSGALVGRMKTKAWVIFVPIWACLVYIPIAHWVWGGGWLMQMGALDFAGGAVVHINSGISALAVALVLGKRKNDALIPHNLAYAVLGAALLWFGWMGFNGGSGLAADGLAANAIIVSNVSAAVGLIVWTIIDVIKVGKPTILGAISGAVAGLVGITPAAGFVDVFGALVIGAIAPIISYYSINYLKPKLGYDDALDVWGIHGMSGVWGALATGIFAVPAVGGVAGLIAGNPNQVVVQIISIIATMIYSFVISYIIAKVLDKSLNGIRVEEYEEIGGLDSHLHKESAYNFNL; encoded by the coding sequence ATGGATATGTTTAGTGCTGGTGATACTGCATGGATTCTTGTTTGTACATTACTCGTACTGTTAATGAGTATTCCTGCAGTAGCATTTTTTTATGGAGGATTAAGTAAAAGAAAGAATGTTTTAAATACAATGTTTTTAAGTTTCATTGCGTTTTCAATTATTAGTGTAATATGGGTATGCTTTGGTTACCAGTTTGCATTTGGAAGTGATGTTAGTGGATTAATAGGTTCACCAACCAATTTCTTCTTACAGGGAATTGGATTGAATGATTTAAACGGTACAATTCCAACATTATTGTTTGTAATGTTTCAGTGCGCATTTGCAGGTCTTACCTGTGCAATTATGTCCGGTGCGCTAGTTGGAAGGATGAAAACCAAAGCATGGGTAATATTTGTTCCGATTTGGGCGTGCCTTGTATATATCCCAATTGCCCACTGGGTATGGGGTGGAGGCTGGTTAATGCAGATGGGAGCACTTGACTTTGCAGGAGGTGCTGTAGTTCACATTAACTCAGGAATTTCCGCTTTAGCAGTTGCATTAGTGTTAGGTAAAAGGAAAAATGATGCATTAATTCCTCACAATTTAGCTTATGCAGTACTTGGTGCTGCACTACTTTGGTTTGGTTGGATGGGATTCAATGGAGGATCAGGCCTTGCTGCAGATGGACTTGCAGCAAATGCGATAATTGTATCTAATGTGTCTGCAGCAGTCGGTCTTATTGTCTGGACAATAATAGATGTTATTAAAGTTGGAAAACCAACAATTTTAGGTGCGATATCCGGTGCAGTAGCAGGTTTAGTTGGTATTACACCAGCTGCTGGTTTCGTTGATGTTTTTGGAGCTTTAGTCATTGGTGCAATAGCTCCTATTATTTCATACTATTCAATTAATTATTTAAAACCAAAACTTGGATATGACGATGCATTGGATGTATGGGGCATTCACGGTATGTCCGGTGTATGGGGGGCACTTGCAACAGGAATATTTGCTGTTCCGGCAGTTGGTGGAGTAGCAGGATTGATTGCAGGAAACCCTAATCAGGTAGTAGTACAGATTATAAGCATAATAGCCACAATGATTTATTCATTTGTAATAAGTTACATAATAGCAAAAGTACTGGATAAATCATTAAATGGTATTAGAGTTGAAGAGTATGAAGAAATTGGAGGTTTAGACTCTCACCTCCACAAAGAATCCGCTTATAACTTTAATCTATAG
- a CDS encoding HD domain-containing protein has product MVEKKKFIRDSVYGDISLNNFEVKILDMPQFQRLRRIKQLGLIGLIYPGATHTRFEHSIGTMNLGSKLSEELGLKEDETELIRASALVHDIGHGPFSHVSEGVLSVPHEELTKYVITKTSMRDLLEEKFDVNEIVDIINGRGYLGPIVSGELDVDRMDYLLRDSHNTGVAYGVIDYERIISNLKLEDGLILDIKGVQAAEGALVARYFMYPSVYQHHTTRIVNSMFRRALKKIIDEKIINEKDIYKYDDADIIGIFRHCENEFANDIMSRLDNRNIMKRVKTIRLDNFKYPEKMYKIEQKAIRKAEKEIAEDYKIDEDYVFINIAEYPRFDEMKTQVNVDGKLYPLTEISNIIGALSKARFNIPDISVYVDENEKPKFEKFKLENYLDLPEIDREKFHGIHYDQIKLF; this is encoded by the coding sequence ATGGTTGAAAAGAAAAAATTCATCAGAGACAGCGTCTATGGAGACATAAGCTTAAACAACTTTGAAGTAAAGATTCTGGACATGCCGCAATTCCAACGCTTAAGAAGAATTAAGCAATTAGGTTTAATAGGCCTGATTTACCCTGGAGCCACCCATACCAGATTCGAACACTCCATCGGAACAATGAACCTTGGATCAAAACTTTCCGAAGAGCTTGGTTTGAAAGAAGATGAAACTGAACTGATTAGAGCTTCAGCATTAGTGCATGATATCGGCCACGGACCGTTTTCACATGTTTCAGAAGGGGTTTTATCTGTTCCCCATGAAGAATTAACCAAATACGTAATCACAAAAACATCAATGAGAGATTTGCTCGAAGAAAAATTTGACGTTAATGAAATTGTAGACATAATCAATGGAAGAGGCTATCTGGGTCCAATCGTTTCAGGAGAGCTTGATGTGGATAGAATGGACTACCTTTTAAGAGATTCACACAATACAGGAGTGGCCTATGGAGTAATTGATTATGAAAGAATCATTTCAAATTTAAAACTTGAAGACGGATTGATTTTAGACATCAAAGGGGTTCAGGCCGCTGAAGGAGCTCTTGTCGCTAGATATTTCATGTATCCTAGCGTTTATCAGCACCATACAACCCGTATTGTCAATTCAATGTTTAGAAGAGCTCTTAAAAAAATAATAGATGAAAAAATAATCAATGAAAAAGACATATACAAATATGATGATGCAGACATTATTGGAATCTTTAGACACTGCGAAAATGAATTTGCCAATGACATAATGTCCAGATTAGATAATAGAAACATTATGAAAAGAGTTAAAACAATCAGATTGGATAACTTCAAATATCCTGAAAAAATGTATAAGATTGAACAGAAAGCCATAAGAAAAGCAGAAAAAGAAATAGCTGAAGATTACAAGATAGATGAAGATTATGTGTTTATCAATATCGCTGAATATCCTCGTTTTGATGAAATGAAAACACAGGTTAATGTTGATGGAAAACTATATCCATTGACTGAAATTTCAAATATCATTGGTGCATTGAGTAAGGCAAGATTCAATATACCAGACATCAGCGTTTATGTCGATGAGAATGAAAAACCGAAATTTGAAAAATTCAAACTGGAAAATTACCTTGATTTACCGGAAATTGATCGTGAAAAATTCCACGGAATACATTACGATCAGATTAAACTATTTTAG
- a CDS encoding UbiX family flavin prenyltransferase: MIVVAITGASGVIYGIRLLEALKELNIENSLVISDAAKIVIESETDYKVEDVIKLADTHYDFNDLTASINSGSFKADALAIVPCSMKTLSSIANGYGANTITRVADVSLKERRPTVIVPRETPLRSIHLQNMLTLSQEGAIILPAMPGFYSTHDTVEDQINFIVGKILDSLKIENNLFKRWE; encoded by the coding sequence ATGATAGTAGTTGCAATTACAGGAGCAAGCGGAGTAATATATGGAATAAGACTCTTGGAAGCTCTAAAAGAATTGAACATTGAAAATTCTTTAGTGATTAGTGATGCTGCAAAGATTGTCATTGAATCAGAAACCGATTATAAAGTTGAAGATGTAATCAAGCTTGCAGACACTCATTACGATTTCAATGACCTGACCGCTTCTATCAACAGCGGATCATTTAAAGCGGATGCTTTGGCAATAGTGCCATGTTCCATGAAAACATTATCATCAATCGCTAATGGTTATGGAGCAAATACAATAACAAGAGTGGCGGATGTGAGCCTAAAAGAAAGAAGGCCTACAGTTATTGTTCCTCGTGAAACCCCACTCAGAAGCATTCATTTACAAAATATGCTAACATTATCACAAGAGGGGGCTATAATATTGCCTGCAATGCCTGGTTTTTACTCAACACATGATACCGTTGAGGACCAAATCAATTTCATTGTCGGCAAAATATTGGACTCTCTGAAAATTGAAAATAACTTATTTAAAAGGTGGGAGTAG
- the cbiT gene encoding precorrin-6Y C5,15-methyltransferase (decarboxylating) subunit CbiT has translation MLEDGDFIKSCDVPGPTKEAIRAIILYKSGVTPEDKVVDCGCGTGGITCEFSQRAREVISIDTNPEAIEITSKNLKNFGLGDNVTLINDDGANALKDIDDIDIAIVGGSGRQLENILDIVHEKLNSKGRIIITAILVDTKVEAINKLKDLGYNPKIMEVNVSNGRVLDRGVLMISENPIAIITAKKR, from the coding sequence ATGTTAGAAGATGGGGATTTTATTAAATCCTGTGATGTACCGGGACCTACAAAAGAAGCCATAAGGGCAATAATCCTTTATAAATCTGGAGTTACACCAGAAGACAAGGTTGTTGATTGCGGGTGTGGAACCGGTGGAATTACCTGCGAATTTTCCCAAAGAGCACGTGAAGTAATATCCATCGATACAAATCCCGAAGCTATTGAGATAACCTCTAAAAATCTTAAAAATTTTGGTCTTGGAGACAACGTCACATTAATTAACGATGATGGAGCGAATGCCTTAAAAGATATTGACGATATAGATATTGCCATTGTTGGGGGCAGTGGCAGACAACTCGAAAATATATTGGACATAGTTCATGAAAAATTAAATTCTAAAGGAAGAATCATAATCACAGCTATTTTGGTTGATACAAAAGTTGAAGCAATCAATAAACTCAAAGATTTAGGATACAATCCAAAAATAATGGAAGTTAATGTTTCTAATGGAAGAGTTCTTGATCGTGGAGTTTTAATGATTAGTGAAAATCCAATAGCAATCATTACTGCTAAAAAAAGATAA
- a CDS encoding molybdenum cofactor guanylyltransferase encodes MSSEIENNENIKSCIILCGGQSRRMGRDKGSMIIQDKPMIKHILSTLNHQIDEAIIVLNDKTRVDKYNEFINPEEYSYTITFLEDKIKNKGPMPGIMTGLEQIKSDYALILPCDSPYVSEKYIKTIFSELDNNYQAIVPFHDEQNKLKTSEPLHSIYSKKIIPKIEELVREDVLHIKGLIEKIDVKFVLIDNKKIEKKEFRNLNRPEDI; translated from the coding sequence ATGAGTAGTGAAATTGAAAATAATGAAAATATTAAATCTTGCATTATTTTATGTGGAGGGCAAAGTAGAAGAATGGGTCGCGACAAAGGATCAATGATTATTCAAGATAAACCTATGATAAAACACATCCTTTCTACTTTAAACCACCAGATTGATGAAGCAATAATCGTTTTAAATGATAAGACCAGAGTTGACAAATATAACGAATTTATCAATCCCGAAGAATACTCATATACCATCACATTTTTAGAAGACAAAATAAAAAATAAGGGCCCTATGCCTGGAATTATGACCGGACTTGAACAGATAAAAAGTGATTATGCATTAATATTGCCATGTGACAGCCCTTATGTATCTGAAAAATACATAAAAACTATTTTTTCTGAATTAGATAATAATTATCAAGCTATCGTTCCTTTTCACGATGAACAAAATAAATTGAAAACATCAGAACCACTGCACTCAATTTACAGTAAGAAAATCATTCCTAAAATTGAAGAATTGGTTAGGGAGGATGTTTTGCACATTAAAGGACTGATAGAAAAAATAGATGTTAAATTTGTTTTGATTGATAATAAAAAAATAGAAAAAAAAGAATTTAGAAATCTTAATCGTCCGGAAGACATTTAA
- the rrp42 gene encoding exosome complex protein Rrp42 produces the protein MDIVPEITRQSITNLVKNDKREDGRGLTEYRDISIETNVISKAEGSARVRLGGTQVMVGIKPQLGSPFPDTPDLGVLMTNCEMLPMADPNFEPGPPSDDSIELARVVDRGIRESELVELDKLCVEEGKHVWMLFIDLHIIDNCGNLFDACELAVMAALKSTKLPVAEIVDEEVVISEDETFDLPINNELALCTFVKIGDKMVIDPTLDEERVSSARLNVGVTKEGHICSMQKGGKEPFTKDEILYCVNTAVGKVKELIEYL, from the coding sequence ATGGATATAGTACCAGAAATTACAAGACAAAGTATTACTAACCTTGTCAAAAACGATAAAAGAGAAGATGGCAGGGGATTAACTGAATATAGGGATATTTCTATTGAAACTAATGTTATTTCTAAAGCTGAAGGTTCTGCTCGCGTAAGACTTGGTGGAACTCAAGTTATGGTGGGTATTAAACCACAACTTGGAAGCCCATTCCCAGATACTCCTGATTTAGGAGTTTTAATGACCAATTGTGAAATGTTGCCGATGGCTGATCCTAATTTTGAACCAGGACCACCTAGTGACGATTCCATTGAACTTGCACGTGTGGTTGACAGAGGTATCCGTGAAAGTGAATTGGTGGAATTAGACAAATTATGTGTTGAAGAAGGAAAACACGTTTGGATGTTATTCATTGATTTGCACATTATCGACAACTGCGGAAACCTTTTCGATGCATGTGAATTAGCTGTTATGGCTGCACTCAAATCAACAAAATTGCCTGTTGCTGAAATTGTTGATGAAGAAGTAGTCATTAGTGAAGATGAAACCTTTGATTTACCAATCAACAACGAATTAGCATTATGTACCTTCGTTAAAATTGGTGATAAAATGGTTATTGACCCAACATTGGATGAGGAAAGAGTATCCAGTGCTCGTTTAAATGTTGGTGTTACAAAAGAAGGTCACATCTGTTCCATGCAAAAAGGTGGAAAAGAACCATTTACTAAAGATGAAATTCTCTACTGTGTAAATACTGCAGTAGGTAAAGTAAAAGAGTTAATAGAATATCTTTAA
- the rrp41 gene encoding exosome complex exonuclease Rrp41 — MMSEFIRKDGRKFDELRPIKIEAGVLERADGSAYLEVGGNKILVAVYGPRESYIRRLLEPNTGVIRCRYNMAPFSVDDRKRPGPDRRSSEISKITADALRPALMLENYPRSMIDIYIEVIEAEGGTRCAGITAASVALVDAGVPMKDIVVGCAAGKVNDEVVLDLSEYEDKEGQADVPIAMMPRTGEITLLQSDGNLTEEEFAKAIDLAMEGCLKVSEIQKEALMKKYSTE; from the coding sequence ATGATGTCAGAATTTATTAGAAAGGATGGTAGGAAATTTGATGAATTACGTCCTATCAAAATTGAAGCAGGAGTGCTTGAACGTGCTGATGGTTCAGCTTACTTGGAAGTTGGTGGAAATAAAATTTTAGTAGCTGTTTATGGTCCTAGAGAATCATATATCAGAAGATTACTTGAGCCAAACACTGGTGTAATCAGATGCAGATACAATATGGCTCCATTTTCAGTAGATGACAGGAAAAGACCAGGGCCTGATAGAAGATCATCTGAAATTTCTAAAATTACAGCTGATGCTTTAAGACCAGCTTTAATGTTGGAAAACTATCCTCGTTCAATGATTGATATTTATATAGAAGTAATAGAAGCTGAAGGTGGAACTCGTTGTGCAGGTATTACAGCAGCTTCCGTTGCACTTGTTGATGCAGGAGTGCCTATGAAAGATATTGTTGTAGGTTGCGCTGCAGGTAAAGTTAATGATGAAGTTGTACTTGATTTATCTGAATACGAAGATAAAGAAGGTCAGGCTGATGTTCCAATAGCTATGATGCCAAGAACAGGCGAAATTACCTTATTGCAAAGTGACGGTAATTTAACTGAAGAGGAATTTGCAAAAGCTATTGACTTAGCTATGGAAGGATGTCTTAAAGTTAGTGAAATTCAAAAAGAAGCTTTAATGAAAAAGTATTCTACAGAATAG
- the rrp4 gene encoding exosome complex RNA-binding protein Rrp4, whose product MIYVENKDLVIPGQILADDEYYSGRGTFKENGKVCSSLMGLVSLRNKKLRVIPLKSKYVPKKGDVVIGKINDVRFSMWDVDINSPYSGILPAFEVFGREKKELNKVYDVGDVLFLRVVDVDEIKKAKLGLKGRGMGKFKGGIIVDIAPTKVPRLIGKKGSMINMIKDKTNCKIVVGQNGLVWVKGDEDMEQLTKNIIHLIEAEAHTSGLTNKIKNKLYLAIDGELPPEEVNEEEEEFVLEKPKLQNFKEELEEEELEEEEKEEEKKEKSDKPNIAEVIEELKRKNKKDGSLSYGDNSNNSFILNNK is encoded by the coding sequence ATGATATATGTGGAAAATAAAGATTTAGTTATTCCTGGTCAGATTTTAGCTGACGATGAATACTATTCAGGAAGAGGTACCTTTAAAGAGAATGGTAAAGTTTGTTCTTCTTTAATGGGGCTTGTTTCTTTGAGGAATAAAAAACTTAGAGTTATTCCTCTTAAAAGTAAATATGTTCCTAAAAAAGGAGATGTTGTAATAGGTAAGATTAATGATGTCAGATTCTCAATGTGGGATGTCGACATTAATTCACCTTATTCCGGAATTTTACCTGCTTTTGAAGTGTTTGGTCGTGAGAAAAAAGAACTCAACAAAGTTTATGATGTTGGGGATGTTCTATTTTTAAGAGTTGTCGATGTTGATGAGATTAAAAAGGCAAAACTCGGTTTAAAAGGAAGAGGCATGGGTAAATTTAAAGGAGGAATTATCGTAGATATTGCTCCAACTAAAGTTCCTAGATTAATTGGTAAAAAAGGTTCTATGATCAACATGATTAAAGACAAAACCAATTGTAAAATTGTTGTTGGTCAAAACGGTCTCGTTTGGGTAAAAGGTGACGAAGACATGGAACAACTTACCAAAAACATTATTCATTTAATTGAGGCTGAAGCTCATACTTCTGGTTTAACTAACAAAATTAAGAACAAATTATATTTAGCTATCGATGGTGAATTACCACCTGAAGAAGTTAATGAAGAGGAAGAGGAATTTGTTTTAGAAAAACCTAAACTTCAAAATTTTAAAGAAGAATTAGAAGAAGAAGAATTAGAAGAAGAAGAAAAAGAAGAAGAGAAAAAAGAAAAAAGTGATAAGCCTAACATAGCTGAGGTTATTGAAGAATTAAAAAGAAAAAATAAAAAAGACGGTTCCTTATCTTATGGTGATAACTCAAATAATTCTTTTATATTGAATAATAAATAA
- a CDS encoding ribosome assembly factor SBDS, with protein MVNVDEAIIAKYEYCGEHFEILVDPDLAADYRNPDGPDVAIEDLLAVEEIFKDSKKGDKASDEAMNKIFETTDPIEVSKVILEKGTVQLTADQKRKMQADKRRLVINKIAKEAVNPQNGLPHPVQRIENACDEAKVKFDPFTSVDQQVQSALKAIKPLIPIRFEKIKVAVRLPGAAAGGAYSIIHGFGEVINEEWQQDGSWIGIVEMPGGLQDSFAAKMAEISNGEAETRTIK; from the coding sequence ATGGTTAATGTTGATGAAGCTATTATCGCTAAATATGAATACTGCGGTGAACACTTTGAAATATTGGTTGACCCTGATTTAGCAGCTGATTATAGGAATCCTGATGGTCCGGATGTTGCCATTGAAGATCTTTTAGCTGTTGAAGAAATTTTCAAAGATTCCAAAAAAGGAGATAAGGCTTCTGATGAAGCTATGAATAAAATTTTTGAAACTACAGATCCTATTGAAGTTTCTAAAGTTATTCTTGAAAAAGGGACTGTTCAGTTAACTGCAGATCAAAAAAGGAAAATGCAAGCGGACAAAAGAAGGCTTGTCATTAATAAAATTGCTAAAGAAGCGGTTAATCCTCAAAATGGTTTACCTCATCCGGTTCAAAGGATTGAAAATGCTTGTGATGAGGCAAAAGTTAAGTTTGATCCATTTACTTCAGTCGACCAACAAGTACAATCAGCTTTAAAAGCCATCAAACCGTTAATTCCAATCAGGTTTGAAAAAATCAAAGTTGCTGTTAGACTTCCTGGTGCTGCTGCTGGAGGCGCTTATTCCATTATTCATGGATTTGGTGAAGTTATAAACGAAGAATGGCAACAAGATGGATCTTGGATTGGCATTGTTGAAATGCCGGGAGGTCTTCAAGATTCCTTTGCTGCAAAAATGGCTGAAATTTCAAATGGTGAAGCAGAAACTAGAACTATTAAATGA
- the psmA gene encoding archaeal proteasome endopeptidase complex subunit alpha — protein sequence MQPLQNAGYDRAITVFSPDGRLFQVEYAREAVKRGTTSIGVKSSEGIVLAVDKRTTSSLVEASSIEKIFKIDEHIGAATSGLVADARALVERARVEAQINKITYSEPIRVTSLSKKLCDMLQLYTQNGGVRPFGSALIIGGVYNGKCKLFETDPSGALIEYKATAIGSGRSAAMEIFEEKYKDDLTLEDAINLALVAINGATDHETTSKNVEIAIIKIEDEKYVKLPQDEVQKYIDEVLVEEEEEEEESEEDLDEEIND from the coding sequence ATGCAACCTTTACAAAACGCTGGATATGATAGAGCAATTACTGTATTTAGCCCAGATGGAAGACTTTTCCAGGTTGAATATGCAAGAGAAGCTGTAAAAAGAGGAACTACATCTATTGGTGTAAAAAGTTCTGAAGGTATTGTTTTAGCTGTTGATAAAAGAACCACTTCAAGTTTGGTAGAAGCTTCATCAATCGAAAAAATCTTTAAAATTGATGAACATATTGGAGCAGCCACTTCAGGTCTTGTAGCTGACGCAAGAGCTTTAGTCGAAAGAGCTAGGGTCGAAGCTCAAATTAATAAAATCACCTATAGTGAACCTATTCGTGTAACTAGTTTATCTAAAAAACTATGTGATATGTTACAATTATACACTCAAAATGGTGGTGTAAGGCCTTTCGGTTCTGCATTAATCATTGGTGGAGTATATAATGGAAAATGCAAATTATTCGAAACTGATCCTAGTGGAGCATTAATCGAATATAAGGCAACCGCTATTGGTTCAGGAAGATCTGCTGCAATGGAAATATTCGAAGAAAAATACAAAGATGATTTGACATTGGAAGATGCAATTAACTTAGCATTAGTTGCTATCAATGGCGCTACAGATCATGAAACCACTTCAAAAAATGTTGAAATTGCAATTATTAAAATTGAAGATGAAAAATACGTTAAACTCCCTCAAGACGAAGTGCAAAAGTACATTGATGAAGTGCTAGTCGAAGAAGAGGAAGAAGAAGAGGAATCCGAAGAAGATTTAGATGAAGAAATAAATGATTAA